The following is a genomic window from Candidatus Hydrogenedentota bacterium.
ACGGGCATGTCGTCGTGATCCACGACGACACGCTCGACCGCACCACGAACGGCGAGGGCCCCGTCCGTGACCGGACCCTCGCTGAATTGAAACAACTCGACGCGGGCTCATGGAAAGATCCCCGGTTTGCCGGCGAACGCCTGCCCTTGCTTGTGGAGGCGCTCGAATTGGCCCGCGAACGCCGCATCGGCGTTTATATCGAAATCAAAAACGCGCAAGACGATTCGGCGCTCATGACGGACATCATGAAAATGGCCGGCGATCGAAAGCGAATGACACCGGAAATGAAACGCGCGATGCATCGCATGATCGAAAATAGCGGCACCCGGAATCTGGAACTTACGCGCAAGGTCGTCGCAATCGTTCGCGAACACCGCATGGCCCGCCAGGTCGTCATCCAATCCTTCTCGCCGATCGTCTGCGCCATCGCCCGCCACGAAGCCCCGCGCATCCGCGTCGAAATGCTGGCCCTCAAGGACAAGGACAATCCGCAACGCTGGCCGAGTTACCTGAAATGGCGAAACTGGCTTGATGTTGCCGGCTTCAACTCCAACCTCGATTCGCTCGACGAGGCCGGCGTCCGCCAATGCCGCGCCGAAGGCCGGACAGTCGCCATCTGGACCGTGGACGACCCGGACGTGAT
Proteins encoded in this region:
- a CDS encoding glycerophosphodiester phosphodiesterase family protein, with translation MTGCVTPFRPGAPKGAIDVIAHRGASAYAPENTLAAFALAKEMNADWFELDCTLSRDGHVVVIHDDTLDRTTNGEGPVRDRTLAELKQLDAGSWKDPRFAGERLPLLVEALELARERRIGVYIEIKNAQDDSALMTDIMKMAGDRKRMTPEMKRAMHRMIENSGTRNLELTRKVVAIVREHRMARQVVIQSFSPIVCAIARHEAPRIRVEMLALKDKDNPQRWPSYLKWRNWLDVAGFNSNLDSLDEAGVRQCRAEGRTVAIWTVDDPDVMRRIAAWNINRIITNKPDVCLQTLQEIGKR